The proteins below are encoded in one region of Streptomyces cyanogenus:
- the tap gene encoding telomere-associated protein Tap gives MREDHPDTSDLHARVDGLLADLAARRTPLPPPRERTRLREAAGLSPAQVADTLVCQAQDVEAWEAGKREPLGIRRTAYARLLKGLKHLEKPKRDDKPVPGESTAAPAAPAPTPPAPPAPPAGPQQPTLFPASAEASPRPSVASEPPVTPTGPLAVIDHDNLLVAHFTNGTQLPLDADDLVGLLEWTLRSGLHQESLSPHGKDSDPLIVLTPAAMAALHLPTHLEDRTALRLPTGHPVLTQLEQAGFLLTRRGFGPWAGIYRPVVNNKRASVHVAVMAWGALSQDGWSLPPLPPSDLARLLGTYAARLLTPSGSTAVCGVRLMTALRPPTKATYDPATLKWVSGPNPGALHKPFEPAPPEAPDAHPLAQGRPPEQAMEEEAWDWSRPPDQQETADFPHVVGLDTNMAFIVAASRLSVGRNAPPRHVTTPAFDEKTPGAWYCDLSHAPHDPRLPSPFTATGQAPTRPAWYTTITLAYAKELNIEVRPIEAYVRDDHGPYLDPWYTRLRDAYLATMADLGVHKDIPQGNYLAAMKKLSTADPALLALLAAIKATGKGGLGKLREGPRPPAAPYTRWPALNQPTWRPDIRAAVISRTRVTLHRKMRRMLTETGRSPLAVLSDCVIYPAHQPTALDVVPAGPDQTGIKGLLCLGVNPGFVKEEGVQTMAWYQHQHTQGLNPARYIKATPDA, from the coding sequence GTGCGAGAAGACCACCCCGACACCTCCGACCTCCACGCCCGCGTGGACGGGCTCCTCGCCGACCTGGCAGCCCGGCGCACCCCCCTGCCGCCGCCCCGCGAACGGACCCGGCTGCGCGAGGCCGCGGGCCTGTCCCCTGCACAGGTAGCGGACACCCTCGTCTGCCAGGCTCAGGACGTCGAGGCATGGGAGGCCGGGAAGCGGGAACCGCTCGGTATCCGTCGCACGGCCTACGCGCGGCTCCTCAAGGGCCTCAAGCACCTGGAGAAACCGAAACGGGACGACAAGCCCGTCCCCGGCGAGAGCACCGCAGCACCCGCAGCACCCGCACCCACACCGCCCGCACCGCCAGCACCGCCCGCCGGGCCGCAGCAGCCGACGCTTTTCCCCGCATCCGCCGAAGCATCACCACGCCCGTCAGTGGCCAGCGAACCCCCCGTCACGCCCACAGGACCGCTGGCCGTCATCGACCACGACAACCTCCTGGTCGCCCACTTCACCAACGGCACCCAGCTGCCCCTGGACGCGGACGACCTCGTCGGCCTGCTGGAGTGGACGCTGCGCAGCGGTCTGCACCAGGAAAGCCTGTCCCCCCACGGCAAGGACAGTGACCCGCTCATCGTCCTGACCCCCGCAGCCATGGCCGCACTGCACCTGCCCACCCACCTCGAGGACCGAACCGCCCTGCGCCTTCCCACCGGCCATCCCGTCCTGACGCAGTTGGAGCAGGCAGGCTTTCTCCTCACCCGCCGCGGCTTCGGCCCGTGGGCGGGGATCTACCGGCCGGTCGTGAACAACAAGCGCGCCTCGGTACACGTTGCCGTTATGGCCTGGGGAGCCCTGTCCCAGGACGGGTGGAGTCTCCCACCGCTGCCGCCATCAGACCTGGCACGGCTGCTGGGCACCTACGCTGCCCGACTCCTGACCCCCAGCGGCTCCACCGCGGTCTGCGGCGTCAGACTCATGACGGCCCTGCGGCCCCCCACCAAAGCGACTTACGACCCGGCCACCCTCAAATGGGTGTCCGGGCCCAACCCCGGCGCCCTGCACAAGCCGTTCGAGCCCGCGCCCCCAGAAGCCCCCGACGCCCACCCCCTGGCTCAAGGCCGCCCGCCGGAGCAGGCCATGGAGGAGGAAGCCTGGGACTGGAGCCGCCCGCCCGACCAGCAGGAGACAGCCGACTTCCCGCACGTCGTCGGACTCGACACCAACATGGCCTTTATCGTCGCCGCATCCAGGCTGTCCGTCGGCCGCAACGCCCCGCCCCGCCATGTCACGACACCCGCCTTCGACGAGAAGACTCCCGGCGCCTGGTACTGCGACCTCAGCCACGCCCCGCACGACCCGCGCCTGCCCTCGCCCTTCACCGCCACCGGCCAGGCCCCGACCAGGCCCGCCTGGTACACGACCATCACCCTCGCCTACGCCAAAGAACTCAACATAGAGGTCCGGCCCATCGAGGCCTACGTCCGCGACGATCACGGCCCGTACCTGGACCCCTGGTACACGCGGCTGAGAGACGCCTACCTCGCCACCATGGCCGACCTCGGCGTGCACAAGGACATCCCCCAGGGCAACTACCTGGCCGCCATGAAAAAACTTTCGACGGCCGACCCCGCCCTGCTCGCCCTGCTCGCAGCCATCAAAGCCACAGGAAAAGGCGGCCTCGGAAAACTCCGCGAAGGCCCCCGTCCCCCCGCCGCCCCCTACACACGCTGGCCCGCACTCAACCAGCCCACCTGGCGCCCCGACATCCGCGCCGCCGTCATCTCACGCACCCGCGTCACCCTGCACCGCAAAATGCGCAGAATGCTCACCGAGACCGGCCGCAGCCCGCTTGCCGTCCTCTCGGACTGCGTCATCTACCCCGCCCACCAGCCGACCGCCCTCGACGTCGTCCCCGCCGGCCCCGACCAGACCGGCATCAAGGGACTGCTGTGCTTAGGCGTCAACCCCGGCTTCGTCAAAGAAGAAGGCGTCCAGACCATGGCCTGGTACCAGCACCAGCACACCCAAGGCCTCAACCCCGCCCGCTACATCAAAGCCACCCCCGACGCCTGA
- a CDS encoding TnsA-like heteromeric transposase endonuclease subunit has translation MAEALTVVHRLEDGSRSITVPVARASSVALSRTGEVWRPAHHPAQRSIATWWWAATTGRHVGCRSMNVLAVAMLLDFTPAVTEFTAWSAKIKWRERGRERSLVPDFFARTDQGTTLVIACPPASGPSPRWQGQQQVLRQACREAGWELGMPRVPAPMALANLRWVSRYRHPRYGDREVEQALMSAFRAPRPLEEGIRATGLPRLSTLPRLYHLLWRQRLTLEWNRAMGPDSVIGVSGRVPPAMRRPVETEAV, from the coding sequence ATGGCTGAGGCGTTGACGGTGGTCCACCGCCTTGAGGACGGCAGCAGGAGCATCACCGTCCCCGTCGCCCGGGCTAGCTCGGTCGCGCTCTCTCGCACTGGCGAGGTCTGGCGTCCGGCGCATCATCCTGCTCAGCGCAGCATCGCCACCTGGTGGTGGGCCGCCACGACCGGCAGGCACGTGGGCTGCCGGTCCATGAACGTGCTGGCCGTGGCCATGCTCTTGGATTTCACTCCCGCGGTGACGGAGTTCACCGCCTGGTCCGCGAAGATCAAGTGGCGTGAGCGGGGCCGTGAACGCAGCCTCGTGCCGGACTTCTTCGCACGCACGGACCAGGGAACGACCCTGGTGATCGCCTGCCCGCCGGCAAGCGGTCCCAGTCCCCGGTGGCAGGGGCAGCAGCAGGTGCTGCGCCAGGCGTGCCGGGAGGCGGGCTGGGAGCTGGGGATGCCGCGGGTCCCGGCTCCGATGGCTCTGGCGAACCTGCGGTGGGTGTCGCGCTACCGGCATCCGCGGTACGGCGACCGGGAGGTCGAGCAGGCGCTGATGTCTGCCTTCCGGGCTCCTCGCCCGCTGGAGGAGGGGATCAGGGCCACGGGTCTGCCGCGGCTGTCGACGCTGCCGCGGCTGTACCACCTGCTGTGGCGGCAGAGGTTGACGTTGGAGTGGAACCGAGCGATGGGGCCGGACAGCGTGATCGGCGTGTCGGGCCGTGTGCCGCCGGCGATGCGTCGCCCCGTAGAGACGGAGGCCGTGTGA